The Polyangium aurulentum genomic interval AGGCCGTCGCGCCCGCCTGCTCTCTCGAGATACCACGCCGATGTCCACGGACGATCCCGGCCAAGACCGCCCGCCACGCTAGACTGGCGACGAGTGCAACCCCGCGCGACCGTCGCTCCAGCGAACAGGCCGAGGCGCAGGACGACCGTCCACGTAGCCCTGACCTTGCTCGCGCTCGCCCTGCCGACGGCGTGCGGCGCGAGCATCAACGCCCTCTACGAGAGCGACGTGCGCTTCGAGCACTGCATGGCGCTCGACTCCCAGCGGGAGGTCAAGCCGACCATCCGCCGCGCGTGCTGGGAGGAGTGGACGAAGTTCTACACCTTCGGCCAGACGCGCGACCGCGTCGACTACGCGAAGATGCGCGTGAAGCAGCTCAGCGGCGCGAGCGACTTCGACGAAGGCGAGTGGATCCCCACCGAGCCGCGCCCGCCCTCCGCCGCGCCCGAGCCGACGAGCGCGATCGCTCCGCCCCCGAGCCTCCTCGCGACCGACGGAGGCAACGACGCGGGCACGGCCGCCGATGCGCCCTCCGACGCGCCCGACGACCACGCCCCGCCCGGCGCCGAGTGCGCGAACGAGTGCGAGAAGTCATGGGCCGACTGCCGCGCGACGTGCGACGCCACGACCTGCGAGCGAGCCTGCACCGGCAAGTACAAACGCTGCATGCGAAAGTGCTTTTAGTCCTTTCTGCGCGCGTTTTCGTGATGCAGGCGAGGCCACGAAAAACACGATCGTCGCAGGAATCTTGACCCTCTCAGCGGCGTAACGGTATCGGCAACCAAAGATGTCCTCGCTCCACGCCTCCGAAAGCTCCCTGGCCACGGACGTCGTTCACTTCGAAGGTCCCGGACGCGGCGCCGTCCGGGTCCTGCGACCGCGAAGGGCCGCGCCCGCCGACGCCGTTCGACCGACGCGCGCCGAGGTGAACCTCGCTCACCTGCGGCACAACCTGCGCGTGATCGAGCGCGCGCTCGCAGAGGGCACGACGTCGAAGCCGCCCGCGGTCTGGGGCGTGCTCAAGGCGGACGCGTACGGGCATGGCGCTGCGGCCGTCGCGCGCACGCTCGAGCGCGCGGGCATCCCGGGGCTGTGCGTGGCCCTGCTCGAGGAAGCCGTGGAGCTGCGCGACGCGGGCATCCGCATCCCCATCCTCGTGATGGGCGGCTACTACGGTCCGCGCCGCGAAGGGCTCGAGGAGGTCCTCGCGCGCGATCTCGTGCCGGTCGTCTACGACGCGGGCCAGATCGAGCGCATCTCGTCGCTCGCGCGCTTCGAGGGCGACGGCCGCCCGGTGCGCGTGCACCTCAAGGTCGACACCGGCATGGGCCGCCTCGGCGTGCCCCTGTCCGAGCTCGATCAAGTGCTCGACGTGCTCGCGAGCCGCCCCGAGATCCGCCTCGATGGCCTGATGACGCACCTCGCGTGCGCCGACAGCGACGAGATCGAGCCGACGGTCGAGCAGCTTCGCCTCTTCGAGCAAGCCGAGCGCCGCGTGCGCGCGCGTGGCTTCTCGCCGCGCTTCCGGCACGCGGCCAACAGCGCCGGCATGATCCGACTTCCGTCTGCGCGCCTCGACGCCGTGCGCCCCGGCATCGCCCTCTTCGGCGTCTCGCCCGTGCGCGGCCTGTCATCCGAGCTCAAGCCCGTGATCCGCATCCGCACCGAGACCGTGGCGCTGCGCTCGGTCGCGGCGGGCGAGGCGATTGGCTACGGGCACACGTGGCGCGCGTCGCGCCCGAGCGTGATCGCGACGGTGCCGATGGGCTACGCAGACGGGCTCGATCGACAGCTCTCGAACCGCGGTCACGCGCTCGTGCGCGGCCGGCGAGCGCCGATCGCGGGCACCGTGTCGATGGACCTGACGATGATCGACGTGACGGACATCCCCGGCGCGCGCATCGGCGACGAGGTCGTCTTCCTCGGCGCGCAGGAAGGCCCGCTCGGCCGTGATGTGATCACCGCGAACGAGATCGCCGAGCAGACCGGGACGATTCCGTGGGAGGTGATGACGAGCATCTCCCGACGCGTGCCGCGCTTCTACCGCGAGCCGTAGCCGGTCGAGCTCCCGTCGCCGTGGTACGATCGCAGACGATGCCATCGTCTGCGCGCAGCCCGAAAAGATCCCCGCTCACCGCGATCCTCTGCGCTCTGCCAGGCGCGGCCGTGGCGGCGAGCGTCGCGCTCTTCGTTGCTTGCAGCGACGGAGACGATCGCCTGCCGCCGAAGCCCACCCTCACCGCCAGGCCTGACGCGGGGGGCGAAGGCGGCGGTGGTGGCGGCGGCGCCGGGCCTCCTGCGCCCGATGCAGGTGGCCTGTGCGGCAACGAGATCCACCAGGCCGTGATCGACGCGCCGAACCTCTACTTCGTGCTCGATGCGTCGGGCAGCATGGAGGCGCCCTTCGGCAGCGGAACGC includes:
- the alr gene encoding alanine racemase produces the protein MSSLHASESSLATDVVHFEGPGRGAVRVLRPRRAAPADAVRPTRAEVNLAHLRHNLRVIERALAEGTTSKPPAVWGVLKADAYGHGAAAVARTLERAGIPGLCVALLEEAVELRDAGIRIPILVMGGYYGPRREGLEEVLARDLVPVVYDAGQIERISSLARFEGDGRPVRVHLKVDTGMGRLGVPLSELDQVLDVLASRPEIRLDGLMTHLACADSDEIEPTVEQLRLFEQAERRVRARGFSPRFRHAANSAGMIRLPSARLDAVRPGIALFGVSPVRGLSSELKPVIRIRTETVALRSVAAGEAIGYGHTWRASRPSVIATVPMGYADGLDRQLSNRGHALVRGRRAPIAGTVSMDLTMIDVTDIPGARIGDEVVFLGAQEGPLGRDVITANEIAEQTGTIPWEVMTSISRRVPRFYREP